The genomic DNA GGCACGATCAAGTGCCCCCAAGGACCGCCACACACGCCGTGAGCCAGGAAACGCCGAAGGTTCAGAAATGAGATGCGTCTGCCCTGAGAGAAGGGGGTGTGGGTCTTGACGCTTCGTGATAGAAGATGGTGAACCTTGGCGCGCGTTTCGCGTCCAACGGTTCGTCGGAAAGCCTGTACAGCAGGCGCCACACTGGGAAAGAGGACACGCCGCACGGTGACTCAGTTCGACTACAGCACTCTCGGACCACCCGAGACGCACGGCCTGCTGCATACGCGGCCTGAGGAGAGCGCCTTCCGCACGATCACGCGCGGCCAAGTCGCCGTGCTGCTGCTCGCGATCGCCGCGTGCATCGCCTATGTCGTCGCCGGTGCATGGACGGCCGGTGCACTCGGCACGCGCACGATCCGGCTGCTCGTGTTCATCAACTTCGTCTTCACCCTATTCTACATCATCCACTCGCTCTACAAACTGCTGCTCATCACCATGTCGGCGCGGTCGGCGCGCGAGATGGTCGTGACCGAGGCCGAAGTCGCCGCGCTCGACGAGGCAACGCTACCCGTCTACACGATCCTCGTGCCGCTGTACCACGAGACCGAGTCGCTCGCGAAGCTCACAAAGGCACTCGAGGAGCTCGACTACCCGGCCGACAAGCTCGACATCAAGCTCCTACTCGAGGAGGACGACGAGATGACGGTGAGCTTCGCCGACACGCTCGACCTGCCCCGGCAGTTCGAGAGAATCATCGTCCCCCACTCGAAGCCCAAGACCAAGCCGAAGGCATGCAACCTCGGCCTTGCCCGCGCGCGCGGCGAGTACCTTGTCATCTTCGACGCCGAGGACCGGCCCGAGCCCGACCAGCTCAAGAAAGCCGTCATCGGCTTCTCGCGCGTGCCCGGCGATGTAATCTGCCTCCAGGCGAAGCTCAACTTCTACAACCGCAACCAGAACATCCTCACGCGGTGGTTCGCCACCGAGTACTCGACCTGGTTCGACCTCTACCTGCCGGGGCTGGGCGAGATCGGCTCGCCGATCCCGCTCGGCGGCACGTCGAACCATTTCAAGACGAGCGTGCTGCGCGAGGTCTCCGGATGGGATCCCTACAACGTCACCGAGGACTGCGACTTGGGCGTGCGCCTCTACCGCCGCCGCTACAAGACCGTCATGCTCGACTCGACGACGTGGGAGGAAGCATGCAGCCGGCTCGGCTACTGGGTGCGACAGCGTTCGCGTTGGATCAAGGGCTACATCCAGACCTACCTGGTCCATATGCGCCGCCCGTTCCGGCTGCTGCGCCAGCTCGGACTCAGGAACTTCATCAATTTCCAGTTCGTCATCGGCGGCAACGTATTGCCGTTTCTGCTGAACCCGATCTACTGGCTGCTCGCCGCGCTGTGGTTCGGCACGCGCGTCGAGATTCTCACCGAGATCTTCCCCACGTCGATCTTCATCATGGGCGCCGTCTGCCTGTTCCTCGGCAACTTCTCGTTCATCTACATCGGCATGATCGGCGCCTACAAGCGGCGCTACTACGACCTGGTCAAGTACGGCCTCATCATCCTGCCGTACTGGGTGTTCATGAGCGTCGGTGCGTGGAAGGGCTTCATCCAACTCATGCGCAAGCCGCACTTCTGGGAGAAGACCAAGCATGGCCTCCACTTGCGCGCCGTGGGCGAAGAAGCCCCCGCCGCTCATCCAGCGGCCGTGCAGGAATGAACCGAGTGTCAGGCAGGGTCGCCGTCGAACACGTTCCTCTCGCCTCGCAGAGCAGATAGCTCGCCGAAGCTCAATCCCCCGCCGTCGTCTTGGCGATACGGCAGGAACTCGTCTATGGCCTCGCCTTCAGCATGCTCGAGACGAGCGCAGACAGCATCGGTCTTCTCGCCTGGAGCTGGTGGAATGGTCCGGCCATCGAGGCAAACGCCACGCGCTCTGATCTCACCGTGTTCGGCCTGCTCGCGAAGCCCCCCCCCGGCCAGCATGTCGATCAAGTCCTGCGGGGGCGGATGCTCCTCGCCAGCGTAGGCACCGACATGGACGCTTGTGCCGTTGTGGTGCATCCAAGCACTGAACGCGTAGAACTCACCATGCTTTTT from Verrucomicrobiota bacterium includes the following:
- a CDS encoding glycosyltransferase, which gives rise to MTQFDYSTLGPPETHGLLHTRPEESAFRTITRGQVAVLLLAIAACIAYVVAGAWTAGALGTRTIRLLVFINFVFTLFYIIHSLYKLLLITMSARSAREMVVTEAEVAALDEATLPVYTILVPLYHETESLAKLTKALEELDYPADKLDIKLLLEEDDEMTVSFADTLDLPRQFERIIVPHSKPKTKPKACNLGLARARGEYLVIFDAEDRPEPDQLKKAVIGFSRVPGDVICLQAKLNFYNRNQNILTRWFATEYSTWFDLYLPGLGEIGSPIPLGGTSNHFKTSVLREVSGWDPYNVTEDCDLGVRLYRRRYKTVMLDSTTWEEACSRLGYWVRQRSRWIKGYIQTYLVHMRRPFRLLRQLGLRNFINFQFVIGGNVLPFLLNPIYWLLAALWFGTRVEILTEIFPTSIFIMGAVCLFLGNFSFIYIGMIGAYKRRYYDLVKYGLIILPYWVFMSVGAWKGFIQLMRKPHFWEKTKHGLHLRAVGEEAPAAHPAAVQE